CCACATACTGCTCGGTCTTGGCGATCAAGCGAAACTCCACTGGCAACGACAGCCCCCGACTGGGCACGTGATACAGCGCCGTCATCAGGTTGATGCCTTTGATCACCTCGCCGCTGGTGTGATCATAGTGCCAGCACACGATGTCGTTCTCGTCGCTGTAGAGTTTCTCGCTGATCGTGTCGTCCACGATCAGCACCCCATCCTCACTTTGAATCTGCCGCACAAATCGCTTGGTCACCTGCCACAGTTCCGCACCTCCCCGCGTCCGGCCGCTCAGCGAGCGCGTGATTTGGTCATGACTGACGCTCCCTTCGACCAACTGTTCCAGCCCAGTCGCGGTGGCTTGTCCAAACGTGCACAACAGATAATCGCTATACAAATCGAGCAAGTCTTGTGCCATGTCGCCATTTTATGGTCGCGCAGTCAGTTCGCGACTGCGTAACGTGAGTTCTCAATTCTCAATTCTCAATTCTCAATTCTCAATTCTCAATTTTCAATTTCTACTCCCAGGTCTTGCGCAAGCTCCAGCGCCAATGGGAGGCGCGGCCATGATCGGAGCGTTCGATGCGCTCGGCGGCCTCGCGCCCCTGCCGGTGTGCGATCAACGTCGCAGCGATGGCCGCCACGTCGCTGTGCGCCTGCGACTGCTCCTCGATTTCGAAGCGATCCTCGACGAAGCGTGTGTCGAACTGGCCGGCTTGGAAGCGCGTCGAGCGGAAGAGTTGCTGGTGGAACGGCACGTTGGTCTTCACGCCCATGATGCGGAACTCGTTCAACGCACGCTTCATGCGCAGGATCGCTTCGGCGCGCGTATCGCCCCAGCAGATCAGCTTGGCGATCATCGAGTCGTAGTAGGGCGTGACCTCGTAGCCCTCATACACGCCGCTCTCGACGCGCACGCCCGGACCGGTGGGGAAGTTGATGCGCTTGATCAGGCCGGTGCTCGGCATGAAGTTGGCAAACGGATCCTCGGCGTTGATGCGGCACTCGATCGCCCAGCCGGTCATCTCGATGTTCTTCTGCTTATAGCGCAGCGGCCGGCCACGCGCGATGCGAATCTGCTCCTTGACGATGTCCACGCCGGTCACGCGCTCGGTGATCGGATGTTCTACCTGCAGGCGTGTGTTCATCTCCATGAAGTAGTAGTTGCCTTGCTTGTCGAGCAGACATTCGATCGTGCCAGCATTGACGTAGTTCACCGCCTGCGCCGCGCGCACGGCCATTTCGCCCATCTTGGCGCGCAGCTCCGGATTCATCGCTGGCGAGGGACACTCCTCCACCAACTTCTGGCGCCGGCGCTGCAAGCTGCACTCGCGCTCGCCGAGGTGGATGATGTTGCCGTGATGGTCGCCCAGCAGTTGGAACTCGATGTGTCGCGCGCCCTCGACCAGCTTCTCCAGGTATACCGAGCCGTCGCCGAAGGCCGATTCGGCTTCGCGCCGCGCGCTGGCCAGCAGCGCCGGCATTTCCTCCAGGCTGTGCACCTCGCGCTGCCCCTTGCCGCCACCACCGGCGCTGGCCTTGATTAACAGCGGGAAGCCGATCTTGGGCGCGATGTTCAGCAATTCCTCATCGGATAGATCTGCCTCACCCTCCGTGCCGGGGATGACCGCGACGCCCGCGCGCTGCACGGTCGCACGCGCTACAGCTTTATCGCCCATCTTGGCGATGGCGCTCGGCGAGGGCCCGATGAAGACAATGCCCTCATCGGCACAAGCCTGAGCGAAGTCCTCGCGCTCGGCCAGGAAGCCGTAGCCGGGGTGAATCGCATCGGCCTCGGCCTTTTTGGCGACCTCGAGGATCTTGTCAATGCGGAGGTACGAGTCGCGCGAGGGCGGCGGGCCGATGTGGTAAGCCTCGTCGGCAAAGCGCGTGTGCAGCGCGTTGCGATCCACGTCGGAGTAGACGGCAACCGTGCCGATGCCCAGCTCGTGACAGGCACGAATGATGCGCACGGCGATTTCCCCGCGGTTGGCGATCAGAACCTTCTTGAACATGGCGCGCACCAATGTTAACACCGACTGCGCAGGAGAGAACGCAGCGCACGCTTTCGCCGGGGATAATCCGAGCCGAAGCAGAACCTAACGGTGTGCTGCATCGCCAGTCCTTTCAGCCCTGGCGTTTGCACCAGGGCGTCTTCGCGGTTTAATAGGCGTCTCATGAAGCTACGAATCGCTGTCCTCCCAGGCGATGGCATTGGGCCGGAGGTGTGCGCCGAGGCCGTCGCCGTGCTCCAGGCATTGGGCCTCGACCTAGAGTTGAACACCGCTCTGGTCGGCGGCTGCGCGATTGAGGCGCTGGGCACAGCGTTGCCCGACGAGGCGTTGAAAATGGCCCAGGACGCCGACGCCGTGCTGTTCGGCGCGGTCGGTATGGCCAAATTCGACAAAGACCCCACCGCCAAAGTCCGGCCCGAACAGGCCATCCTCGGCCTGCGCAAAGGATTGGGGTTATTCGCCAACCTGCGACCGGTGAAGGCCCACGACGCCTTGCTCGACGCCTCGACGCTGAAGCCAGAAGTCATCCGCGGCGTGGACCTGATCATCTTGCGCGAGCTGACCGGCGGGACGTATTTTGGCAAGCCACAAGGGCAATCCGGCGAAGCACCCCACCGCCAAGCCGTGGACACCACCTTCTACACCGAAGCGGAAGTGCGCCGGCTGATGATCATGGCCTTCGAGCTGGCGCGCGGGCGTAGGAGAAAGGTGACGCAGGCCGACAAGGCCAATGTGATGGCCACCGGCCGGCTATGGCGACAGGTGGCGCACGAGATTCGCGAGGAGTATCCTGATGTCGAGTATGAGGACATGTACGCCGATGCCTGCGCCATGCACCTGCTGCGCAATCCGCGCGCTTTCGACATCATCGCCACCGAGAACTTGTTCGGCGACCTCCTCAGCGACGAGGCTTCGATGCTGACCGGCTCGATGGGCATGCTGCCGAGCGCCTCCCTGGGCGATGCAATGAACCGTCATGGTTACCGGCGCGGCTTGTACGAGCCAATCCACGGTGCAGCGCATGACATCGCCGGGCGGGGCGTCGCCAACCCACTGGCGATGATCCTGAGCGCGGCCATGATGCTGCGCTGGTCGTTCGGGTTGCATCGCGAAGCCGAGCGTATCGAACAGGCGGTGGATCGCGCGCTGAGCGACGGCCTGCGCTGCGGCGACATCAAGCAA
The window above is part of the Candidatus Roseilinea sp. genome. Proteins encoded here:
- the accC gene encoding acetyl-CoA carboxylase biotin carboxylase subunit is translated as MFKKVLIANRGEIAVRIIRACHELGIGTVAVYSDVDRNALHTRFADEAYHIGPPPSRDSYLRIDKILEVAKKAEADAIHPGYGFLAEREDFAQACADEGIVFIGPSPSAIAKMGDKAVARATVQRAGVAVIPGTEGEADLSDEELLNIAPKIGFPLLIKASAGGGGKGQREVHSLEEMPALLASARREAESAFGDGSVYLEKLVEGARHIEFQLLGDHHGNIIHLGERECSLQRRRQKLVEECPSPAMNPELRAKMGEMAVRAAQAVNYVNAGTIECLLDKQGNYYFMEMNTRLQVEHPITERVTGVDIVKEQIRIARGRPLRYKQKNIEMTGWAIECRINAEDPFANFMPSTGLIKRINFPTGPGVRVESGVYEGYEVTPYYDSMIAKLICWGDTRAEAILRMKRALNEFRIMGVKTNVPFHQQLFRSTRFQAGQFDTRFVEDRFEIEEQSQAHSDVAAIAATLIAHRQGREAAERIERSDHGRASHWRWSLRKTWE
- the leuB gene encoding 3-isopropylmalate dehydrogenase, with the protein product MKLRIAVLPGDGIGPEVCAEAVAVLQALGLDLELNTALVGGCAIEALGTALPDEALKMAQDADAVLFGAVGMAKFDKDPTAKVRPEQAILGLRKGLGLFANLRPVKAHDALLDASTLKPEVIRGVDLIILRELTGGTYFGKPQGQSGEAPHRQAVDTTFYTEAEVRRLMIMAFELARGRRRKVTQADKANVMATGRLWRQVAHEIREEYPDVEYEDMYADACAMHLLRNPRAFDIIATENLFGDLLSDEASMLTGSMGMLPSASLGDAMNRHGYRRGLYEPIHGAAHDIAGRGVANPLAMILSAAMMLRWSFGLHREAERIEQAVDRALSDGLRCGDIKQPGTTVLGTREMGQAVIARL